Part of the Streptomyces europaeiscabiei genome is shown below.
GAAGGACCAGGCCCTGCGGGCCTGAAGTGCACGGGGCACAGCCCCTGCTTTTCAGGGGCGCGGGGAACTGCGCGAGCAACCACGACGCCCCCGCAGACGCCGACGCACCCGAACCCCCGGCCCACCAGGCGCCCAGGACGTCACGCGACCGGCGCCCCGTACCCGTCCTTGATCTGCTCACCCTCGAACGGCTCGGGATCCCGCGGCCCGAACAACGCGGTCAGCCCGAGGTGGACGAGCAACGCCGCCAGCGGCCACGCCAGCAGCGCCCCCTTCGCGGCGAGCTTCAGCGGCGCGGAGAACGTCACCCCCTGCCCGACCTCCTTGGCCCGTGCCGCGACATCGGTCTCGGGTCCGAGCCAGACCCCGAGCCGCCACGCCAGCACGGCGCCCAGCAGCCCGCCGACCGTGAGCGCCACGACGAGGGGCACCCCACCGCGCCGGCGCAGCACGAAGACGACGAGTGCGCTCAGCGCGCCGGCTCCCAGCGCCAGCAGCGTGAACGTGCCGTCGACGCCGACGGCCTGTTCGCCCTCGGTGTCCTTGAAATAGACCGCCGACCCGTCGGAGACGAGCGGTACGTGCGGCGCGAGCCACCACCACATGAGCCCGAGCAGCGCGCCGCCGAGCAGCGCCATGACCGCGGTGACGACGGCGGCCTCGATCAGCTCGGTCCTCAGCCCGGGACCGGCCGGCTTCTGCGGCTCGTACCAGAGTTCCGCCTCGTCCCCGCCGCTGGTGGGCGGCGGAGCCCAGGGGTCGTTCGGGGACTGGTCGTGCGGCGGCGGTGGGGGAGTCAACGGTGCGGTCACTCTGCCATCGTGCCAGGCGCGGCTGTGCGCCGCGTCACCGGACGGCGGCCCGCCGGTACGCCCAGGTGGCGACGGCCAGGGAGACGACCCCGACCCCCGCGCACACGGCGAGGTCACCGAGCACGAACGCCCAGTCGGGGTCCGGCCCGAAGGTCCGCGCGAAGGCCTCCACACCGTAGGTCGAGGGCAGCAGGTCCCGCGCGAACCGGATGAAGCCCGGCATCCTGTCGGCCGGCAGCACGCCCAGCAGGAGCGCCGCCGACATGCCGAGCTGCCCGAGCACGGTGGCGAGTTCCGGGCGCGGGGCGAGCAGGCCCAGTGCGGCGCCCAGCCCGGCGAGCGCGGCCCCGGCGAGCGGGATCACGGCGACGAGCACCCAGAGGTGGGTCAGCGGCAGCCCGAAGAGCACACAGCCGAAGACGGCGGTCACGACGGTCCCCGGCACGGTGAAGGAGGCGTACGCCCCCGCCGCGCCCAGCACCACCGCCGCCGGTGGCACCGGCAGCGTCGCGTAGTGGTCGAGCCCTCCGCTGGACCGCAGCTGTCCGAAGTACTGGGCCAGCAGGTTCAGCGCGACGAAGGCGACGACGAGTACCGCCGAACCGGCGACCACGGCGTGCGCCTCGGCACCGCCGTCCACCACACCGCGCATCAGGATCATGATCCCGATCGACTGGAAGGTGGCCACGAACAGCAGCGGGATCCGCGCGACGCGTGCCCGGGAGAGCTGCGCCCGGTACACGGCACAGAGCGACGGCCACAGGCGCGCGCGGGGCCCGAGCTCGGCGGCTCGGCGCTCCACGTGCTCCTCGGCGGCCAGGGCCTGGCCCGGCAGGATCTCGGCGGGTACGACACTCACGTCGAGCGGCTCCTCTTCGCTTCGGCTGTCGCCCATTTTCGTACGGCCGTGGCAGCCCTGCCGTTCACATCCGCACCGACTGTTCTCCGGCACACGCCCGCGTCCCTCACCCCTTGACCAGTCCCTGTGCACTGCCCGCGCTGCCGCCGAGTGCCAGGTAGACGTCCTCCAGGCTCGGCGTGGCGAGGGTGAAGTCGTCGAGTGCCACGAAGGCGGCGCCCCCGGTCACCGTGGCCACCACCGCGCGCGCCTCCTCGGGGGCGAGCCGGAGCGTCCAGCTGCGCCCGGACTCCACGGCGCGCGGACGCAGCGCGGCGACCTCGGGCACGTCCAGCGGGGCCTTCTCCCGCCACACCAGCTCGACGCGCACCTCGCCCGCGACCTGTTCCTTCAGTCCGGTCGGCGTGTCGCAGGCGATGACCCGCCCTTTGTCGAGGACGGCGACCCGGTCGAGCACGGTCTCCGCCTCGATGACGTTGTGGGTGACCAGCAGGACGGTGGTGCCGGACTCGGCGCGCCGCCGGTCGACGGCGGCCCACACGGCCCGCCGGGCCACCGGGTCCATGCCGCTGGTCGGCTCGTCGAGCACGAGCAGCGGCCGCTCCCCGACCAGCGCGGTGGCGAAACAGGCGAGCCGCCGCTGCCCGCCGGACAGCTTCTTCAGCGGCCGCGCGGCGAGCCCGGTCAGCCCCAGTTCCTCCAGCACCGCGTCCCGCTCGGCCCGCGCCCGCCGTACCTCCAGCCCACGCAGCCGTCCGGTGGTCTCCGCTGCGAGCGCCACGGTCAGTTCGTCGAGGGCTGTCGACTCCTGCCCCAGATAGGCGAGGATCCGCGCGGCCCGCTCCGGATGCCGCACGATGTCGTGGCCCAGGATGTCGACGGTGCCGTCATCGGGCCGCATCAGCCCGGTCAGCTGCCGTACGAGAGTGGTCTTGCCCGCCCCGTTGGGTCCGAGCAATCCGAAGATCTCCCCGCGCCGGACCTCCAGCGCCACCGCGTCGTTGGCCCGCACCTCGGGGGTCCCCGGCGTACCCCGCCGCCCCCGCGTCGCCGGATACGTCTTGGTGAGCCCCCGCACAGCACACACGACATCCCGACCGTGTCGGATCACCTGTGCCGTACGCGTACTCACGAGGGACGAGCCTACGGGGTCTCGGAGGCGAATTTCCCTCCGGGTCGCTCCAGCCGAGCCCGAAGGCTCCGCCGCGTGGGCGCGACCAGCCGCGACGAACCGGCCGATCACTCGCGAACAGGCGTCCCCGAGCCACCAGGCGCCCCTACCGCTCCCCCGCGGGCGCGTGCTCGACCCCTGTCCGCGCATCGATCTCCCGCCAGAACCCGGCCCGGATCGCATACCGGTCATGCTCATCGATCTGATCGTCCTTGTGGGCCAGCAGCCCGAACCGGGCCGCGTACCGCAGCAGCTCCCCGTCCACCCGGTGGGGAACCCGTGGGTACATCGCCGACAGCTTCTGCAGATGCGACTGATCGGTCAGCCGGGCCATCCACCGCCGAGCGAACACCTGACCGACCTCGAAGGGGTCACCTCCGACCGTCGTGATGTCCTCCTCCCGATCGGCCCACCGCTGCTCCGCCGTCGTCAGCTGCGCCAGCGTCGGCATGGCCGCAGCCTCCGGCGGCTCCGACGCGCCCCCGGGCCGGTCCACCCACCCCTTGTCGGAGGACCACCGCAACGTGGCCGTCGCCGGATGCTGCACGGCGTGCGCCCCGGGCCCCCGCATCGCCGCCAGGTCCTTCGGCGTCGGTACGCCCTTGGGGGTTGCCGTCCGTTCCTCGACCCCGTTGCGCGCGGGGCCCGCCGCCGAGGCGTGTTCGGGTTCTCCGGGCGTCCGCTCGACGGCGGGCGCGAGGGCCGACTCGGGCAGCGGCGCCGACAGGATCGCGGCGATCTCCGGCCGCGGCACCGACTGCGGCGCACAGATCCCGCCGACGTCCTTGGCCCGTACCGCCTTGGTGATCCAGATCCGGTCGAGCACGCGCCGCTCGTCGGCCTCGGCGACCAGGTCCTCGGACTGGTTGTAGTCGCCGTCGGCGGCCTGCACGGCCCACAGGTGTACGGCGACACCGTGCTCCTTGGCGGCCATCATGCCCGGCAGCAGATCCCCGTCACCGGTCACGAGGACCACGTCGGAGCAGGCGCGGTTGCGGGCCAGTTCGGTCAGTTCGGCGTGCATGGCGGCGTCCACGCCCTTCTGCGCCCACCGCCCGTCACTCCGGGTCAGCGCGCCGAGCCGGACGGTCACCCTGGGCATCACGCGCAGCCTGCGGTGCTCGGGCTGCGGGACACGGTCGGGGGCGCCGTCGAACCAGTAGATGCGCAGCAGCGGCCGCTCGGTGTCGGCCTCGGCGCGCTCGCGCAGCCCCTGGATGAGGGCGGCGTGATCGACGGTGATGCGGGAGCGGGAGGGTTCCCCGGCGAGGAGGCTGGCGGCCGCGCCGAGCAGATACCCGGCGTCCACCAGGACGATGCAGCGGTCCACGCGGTCCACCCTCTTTCCGGGAGGTTTGCTTCGGGCTTGCTTCGAGTCTGCCCGACCGCGCGAAGGTTAACGGCCGGAACTCGATCTTCGGCGTGGCGTCTTCACCACGAGCTTGCTCCAACGCGGCACCCACGCCGACGCGTCACCGCACGCGCTCCGGCAACTCTCGTCACGGACGGTGATTTTCCGAAATGCGCGCGTTATCATGTTATGTGAGTCTGGTCGCGGCCCTGGCCCCTAGATCCCCCACAGGAGGCAGATCCCCATGGCCAAGAACAAGAAGCAGGACCGGAAGCAGCCGCAGTCCGAGCGTGGTCAGCAGGAGGCCCAGCGGTCCTCGCTGGAGTCGCAGGCCGAGCAGCGCGCGACCCAGGTGACCCCCGGCGACATGGCCCGCAAGGGTCGGCAGAAGCGCTTCGGTCACAACTGACATCCGCGGGACGGGCTGTTGCAGCCCGGGCACACGGAAGGGCGCGTCCGGAACACCGGATGCGCCCTTCGCTCGTTCACGCCCGCCGTCCCGCCGGGGGCGCCGCCCTGCCGGGGCCGCCGTCCCGCCGGGGCCGCCGCGGCCGCTCAGCCGGCCAGGCAGGACGGGCCGAGCAGCACCTTCAGGTCGCCGAACAGGGCGGGGTCCGGCTTCACCCGGTGCCGGTCGAGGCGCAGCACGGTCGTCTTGGTCGGGCCCTGGAGCCTGATCCGGACCTCGCTGTCGCCCTTGTGGTGGCTGAGGATCTCACCAAGGCGGCTGACCATGGGTGGGGTGACGCGGGTGGCCGGGATGGTGAGGATCACCGGCGCGTTGGTGCCCGCGTTCGACAGGTCGGGGACCTGCATCTCCATCGCGACCAGCCGGGGCACCTCCTCGCGCTTGTCGAGGCGGCCCTTCACGAACACCACCGCGTCCTCGACGAGTTGGGTCGAGACGAGCTGGTAGGACGCCGGGAAGAACATGCACTCGATGGAACCGGCGAGGTCCTCCACCGTGGCGATGGCCCAGGCGTTGCCCTGCTTGGTCATCTTGCGCTGGAGGCCCGAGATGATGCCGCCGATGGTGACGACCGCGCCGTCGCCGTGCTCACCGCCGGTGAGCTGGGCGATGCCCGCGTCGGCCTTGTCGGAGAGCACGTGCTCCAGGCCGAAGAGCGGGTGGTCGGAGACGTAGAGACCGAGCATCTCCCGCTCCTGGGCGAGCAGATAGGTCTTCTCCCACTCGTCGGTGGTGAACTCCACGTCGAGTCCGAAGCCCGGCTCGGTGTTCTCCTCGTCGCCCATGCCGCCGAAGAGGTCGAACTGTCCTTCGGCCTCCTTGCGCTTGACCGCGACCACGTTGTCGATCATCGAGTCGAAGTGCGCGGTGAGGCCCTTGCGGGTGTGCCCCATCGTGTCGAAGGCGCCCGCCTTGATCAGCGACTCCGTGGTGCGCTTGTTGCAGGCGACCGCCTCGACCTTGTCGAGGTAGTCGGGGAAGGAGGCGTACTTCCCCTTGGCCCTGCGGCTGCGGATGATCGACTCGACCACGTTCGTGCCGACGTTGCGCACGGCTTCGAGGCCGAAGAGGATCACGTCGTCGCCCTGGGCGGCGAAGTTGTGCTCGGACTCGTTGACGTTCGGCGGGAGCACCTTGATCTTCATGCGCCGGCACTCGTTGAGGTAGACCGCCGACTTGTCCTTGTCGTCCTTGACCGAGGTGAGCAGCGCGGCCATGTACTCGGCCGGGTAGTTCGCCTTCAGATAGCCGGTCCAGTAGGAGACCAGGCCGTACGCGGCCGAGTGGGCCTTGTTGAAGGCGTAGCCGGCGAAGGGGACCAGGACGTCCCACAGGGCCTGGATGGCCTCGTCGCTGTAGCCGTTCTTCCGGGCGCCCGCCTGGAAGAGGACGAAGTTCTTCGCCAGTTCGTCGGGCTTCTTCTTGCCCATCACGCGGCGCAGGATGTCGGCCTCGCCGAGCGAGTACCCGGCGATGATCTGGGCGGCCTTCTGCACCTGCTCCTGGTAGACGATCAGGCCGTAGGTGACCGCGAGGACCTCTTCGAGCGGCTCCTCCAGCTCCTTGTGGATCGGCGTGATCTCCTGGCGCTTGTTCTTGCGCTCCGCGTAGTTGATGTGCGAGTTCATGCCCATCGGGCCCGGCCGGTAGAGGGCCGAGACGGCGGAGATGTCCTCGAAGTTGTCGGGCTGCATCTGGCGGAGCAGCGAGCGCATGGGGCCGCCGTCGAACTGGAAGACGCCGAGGGTGTCACCGCGGCAGAGCAGTTCGAAGGTCTTGGGGTCGTCCAGCGGGAGGGCGAGCATCTCCAGGTCGATGCCCTTGTTGGCCTTCACCATCTTGATGGCGTCGTCCATGATCGTGAGGTTGCGCAGGCCCAGGAAGTCCATCTTCAGCAGGCCGAGCGACTCGCACTGCGGGTAGTCCCACTGGGTGATGGTCACGCCGTCGGTGTGCCGCACCCAGATCGGGGCGTGGTCGACGATGGGCTCGCTGGACATGATCACGCCGGCCGCGTGCACACCCATCTGCCGGACCAGGCCCTCGACACCCTTGGCGGTGTCGATGACCTTCTTGACGTCCGGTTCGTTCTCGTACATTCCCCGGATCTCGCCCGCCTCGCTGTAGCGCGGGTGGGAGGGGTCGGTGATGCCGTTGAGGTCGATGCCCTTGCCGAGGACGTCGGCGGGCATCGCCTTGGTGAGCCGGTCGCCCATCGCGTACGGGTAGCCCAGCACGCGCGCGGAGTCCTTGATGGCGTTCTTCGCCTTGATCTTGCCGTACGTGCCGATCATGGCGACCTTGTCGGCGCCGTACTTCTCGGTGACGTACCTGATCACCTCGACGCGCCTGCGCTCGTCGAAGTCGATGTCGACATCGGGCATGGAGACACGCTCGGGGTTGAGGAACCGCTCGAAGATCAGACCGTGCGGGATCGGGTCGAGGTCGGTGATGCCCATGGCGTACGCGACGATCGACCCGGCGGCGGAACCACGGCCGGGGCCGACCGCGATGCCCTGCTTCTTGGCCCACATGATGAAGTCGGCGACGACGAGGAAGTACCCCGGGAACCCCATCTGGATGATGACGTCCATCTCGTACTCGGCCTGCTTCTGGCGGTCGTCGGGGACGTCGCCGTTGAAGCGGCGGGCCATGCCACGGCGGACCTCCTCCTGGAACCAGGTGACCTCGGTGAAGCCGTCGGGGATGTCGAACTTCGGCATGAGGTTCTTGGCCTCGAACATGCCGGAGGTGTCGATCTGTTCGGCGACCAGCAGGGTGTTGGCGCAGCCCTCCTGCCAGGCGTCCGAGGAGTCCACGGCGTACATCTCGTCCGTGGACTTCAGGTAGTAGCCGGTGCCGTCGAACTTGAAGCGGTCCGGGTCGGAGAGGTTCTTGCCGGTCTGGATGCACAGCAGCGCGTCGTGCGCGGTCGCCTCGTGCGCGTACGTGTAGTGCGAGTCGTTCGTGACGAGAGGCGGGATGCCGAGCTTCTTGCCGACCCTGAGCAGGTCCTCGCGGACCCGGTGCTCGATGTCGATGCCGTGGTCCATCAGCTCCAGGAAGTAGCGGTCCTTGCCGAAGATGTCCTGGTACTCGGAGGCCGCCTTCACCGCCTCGTCGAACTGGCCGAGGCGCAGCCGGGTCTGGAGCTCGCCGGAGGGGCATCCGGTGGAGGCGATGAGCCCCTCGGACCACTGGGAGATGGTCTCCTTGTCCATTCGGGGCCACTTCTGCAGCCAGCCCTCGGCGTACGCGTCCGAGGAGAGCTTGAAGAGGTTGTGCAGGCCCGTCCTGTTCGCCGCCCAGATCGTCTTGTGCGTGTAACCACCCGAACCGGACACGTCGTCGCGCTTCTGGTGCGGCTGGCCCCACTGGATCTTGCGCTTGTTGCGCCGGGACTCGGGGGCGACGTACGCCTCGATGCCGATGATCGGGGTGACGCCGGCCTTCTTCGCGGTGTGGAAGAAGTCGTAGGCCCCGTGGAGGTTGCCGTGGTCGGACATGGCGATGTGGGTCATGCCCATCTCGTTGCACGCGTTGAACATGTCCTTGAGCCGCGCGGCACCGTCCAGCAGCGAGTACTGGGTGTGGACGTGCAGGTGCGTGAACGGCGGCTTTGACACGGCTTCGGCCTCCAGGGGACACAGGGGAAACAAGCGTGAACGACTTCCCCACGGGCTGCGGACAGTCTGGGGGACAGCGTCGAAGTCTATGCCTCGGCACTGACACCGCGAGGGAGTCCCCCGTACCTTTCGGGGAGGAGTCGCGGGCACTCGCGCGCGCCTTCGCACGTTGTGAAGTCGACCCACCCGTGATCCACCAGGAGGCACCCAGCGATGTCGGTTCCGCAGCTCAACGACGAGCGACGCGGCGAGGAGATCCTCGCCGTCTTCGACACCGCCTTCGGCCAGCTCCTGGCCGCCGACCCGGCCGCGTTCCGCGTGAAGTTCCGGAAGATGGCGGCCTCGGCCTTCGCGTTCTACCGGGGTACGGCGTGCCTGTTCTACAAGGATCTGGACGACGAGAAGGCGTCCGGTCCGTTCCTGGACGAGCGCACCTCGCGCGTGTGGATCCACGGCGACCTGCACGCGGAGAACTTCGGCACGTACATGGACTCCACGGGCCGCCTGATCTTCAACGTGAACGACTTCGACGAGGCGTACGTCGCCCCCTTCACCTGGGACCTGAAGCGCTTCGCCGCCTCCGTGGCGCTCATCGGGTACGCGAAGGCGCTCGGCGACGAGCAGATCACCGAGCTGGTTCAGACCTACGCGGCCGCCTACCGCGAGCGGATCCACGCCATCGCGACCGGCGCCAAGCGGGACGAGGTGCCTCCGTTCACGCTGGACACCGCCCAGGGCCCGCTGCTTGACGCGCTGCGCGACGCTCGCTCGCTGACCCGCTTCGGTCTCCTCGACTCGATGACGGAGATCCGCGACTTCGAGCGCCGCTTCGCGCCGGGGGGCGGCTCCATCGAGCTGGACGCGGCGACGCGCTACAAGGTGCTGGCCGCCTTCGACGGCTATCTGGAGACGCTCCCCGAGTCCTCGCTGACCCGCCCGGACTCGTACCGGGTGAAGGACGTCGTCGGCCGCCGGGGCATCGGGATCGGCTCGGCGGGCCTGCCGTCGTACAACATCCTGCTGGAGGGGCAGAGCGACGCGCTGGAGAACGACGTCGTGATCTACATCAAGCAGGCCCAGACCCCGGCCGTCTCCCGCCATGTCACCGACCAGCGGATCCGTGACTACTTCCAGCACGAGGGCCACCGCACGGTGATCTCCCAGCGGGCTCTGCAGGCCCACGCCGACCCGTGGCTGGGCTGGACCGAGCTGGACGGCGCCGGGCAGCTGGTCGCCGAGGTGTCGCCGTACGCGGTGGACCTGGACTGGAGCGACATCGACGACCTGGAGGAGATCGCGGCGGTCGTCGCCGACCTCGGCCGGGCCACGGCCACGATGCACGCGGCGGCGGACGACCTGACCGGGCAGTCCCTGGTGCCGTTCTCCACGGAACGGGCCATCGACGCGGCGATCGCGGCCGACGAGGAGGGCTTCGCGCCCCTCCTGGTGGACTTCGCGCACGCGTACGGCGCACGCGCGCGTGCGGACCACCAGATCTTCGTCGACCTCTTCCGCAACGGCCGGATCCCCGGCCTGCGAAACCACTGAACCACTGAACAGCCCCGCGAAACCCCGGCCCGCGGGCCATCACCGAGAAATGAGATCGCGCACTCACAGGGACCTTTAGCGGTCCCTTACGGGTGTACGTGGGACACTCTCCAACGCCATGGACATATCCGGGACCCCCTTCAGAGCCGCACGCGCGGCGCTGTTCGCAGCGGTCGTCGTGACGCTCAGCACCGCGTCGCACGTGCTGCTGTCCGGGGTCCCGCTCCCGCTCACCACCGTCGCCGCGATCACCGCCGCCGTCTTCCTCGTGGCCTACGCGCTGGCCGGCCGCGAGCGCGGCTTCGGGCGGATCGCCGGTGTGCTGATCCCACTGGAGCTGACCGCCGACACGGTGTTCACCACGGGTCAGCACGCCTGCTACGGCGAGGCGGGCGGACCCGTCACCGGTCCGCTGCGCCAGGTCGGTCTCGACATGCTGTGCGGCGGCGGCAGCGTCGGCGCGCCGCTGGCGCGGGTCACCGGCGGCTCCGAGCGGGCGGCGGCACTGCTGGCGGGCGCCGGTCCGGGCGCCGCCTGGCTGCTGCTCGCCGCGCACATCGGCGTCGGTCTCCTGGCCGCCGCCTGGCTGCGGCGCGGCGAGCGGGCGCTGGCCCAGCTGTTGGACGCCGCGGTCGCCGCCGGCTTCCGGCCGCTGCTGATCGCGGTCGCCGCGGTCATGGTGCGGCCCCTGAGGGCACAGCACCGGCCGACGCGCACCGCGCACCGTACGGCCAGTGCCCGCACCCTTGTCCACACGCACTCCCTGGGACGGCGTGGACCGCCGTGCTCGGTCACCTTCGCGTGACCACCTCCTGAGCACGAGCAGATCCCCCACCACCCGTACCCGCGCACCATGTGTGCGCGTCCCACAGGGAGTTCACCCACATGAGCAAGCGGAACAGCAGCGCGGCGAAGTCGGCGGCCCGTGAGCGGCTGCGCCTGGAGCGCGAGCGTCAGGCCAAGCGCGCGAAGGTCAGGCGGCAGGCGATCGTGGCGGGCTCGATCGTCGCGGTCCTCGCGATAGCCGGCGGCATCGGCTACGCCGTCGTCCAGAACAACAAGCCCACCAAGTGGGAGGCGGCCGCCGAGGCCACGGTGGTCGCCCCGGCCAATACCTCGGGCAAGAACGGCACCACCGTGCTGATCGGCGACTCCAAGTCCGACAACGTGGTCCACCTGTACGAGGACCCGCGCTGCCCGGCCTGCGCCAGCTTCGAGCAGACCGTCGGCGAGACCGTCAACAAGGGCATGGACGACGGCGACTACAAGCTCTCCTTCACGATCGGCACCTTCCTCGACGGCAACCTCACCGGCGAGGGCTCGAAGAACGCGCTGAGCGCGCTCGGGGCCGCGCTGAACGTCGGCCCCGAGGCCTTCCTCGACTACAAGGCCGCGCTGTACTCGACGAAGTACCACCCGGAGGAGTCGACCGACGAGTTCGCCAAGGACAGCTATCTGATCAAGGTGGCGAACACGGTCGACGCGCTGAAGAACAACAAGAAGTTCCAGGACGCCGTCGAGAAGGGCACCTACGACGCCTGGGCGATGAGGATGAGCAAGTCCTTCACCGACGCCGACGGTGTCAAGTCGACCCCGACCATCAAGATCAACGACAAGAAGATCGCCAACCCGTCCACGGTCGAGGACTGGGAGAAGTCGCTCAAGGACGCGGGCGTCACCAAGTAGCCGGCGCACGCCGCGCCGGCGGGTCCGCGCGAACGGGTCCGCGCAAGCGGGCGGGTGCCCCGGGACGTTCTCCCGGGGCACCCGCCCGAACGATGACAGCGGAGACTACGGCGCGATGTACGGCTTGACGCGCTTGCGGTAGTCCTCGGGCCGGACCTCGTTGTAGTACTTGTCGGCGTCCTCGTCGTCCGAGGTGAAGATGTAGACCGGGCACTCGTCGGACTCGGCCTTGCCCGTGTGCTCGTACTGCTCCTTGCCGGTGCGCGCGTCGAGGACCCGCAGCCGGTACGAGGTGTTGTACGTCCGGATCTTCAGCGGCTTGCCGTCGGCCTCCATGTCGCAGACCTTGCCGGTCGCGGTGGCCTTGGTGCGCTCCAGGCAGACGACCAGTTCCGCCTGCTCCGGCTTGTCCTCGTAATCGAGGAACCAGCCCTTGGGGAAGTCGCCGTCGACGGGCACACTGCTCGTCCAGCCGTCGCCGGTGCTGTTCATGAGCTGCGCCGGGTGCACGGTCTTCTTCGTACGGTCGTAGGCCGGCAGCCCCTCGAAGCCGAGCCCGTCCGTGCAGACCCGCTCCAGGTCCTGGGTGGTCAGCGGCACCTCCGGTTCGTCGGCGGCGGCACCGGCCGACGACGACCCGCCGCCGCTCCCGCCCCCGGTGGTTCCGGCGGGTGACGAACACCCGCACAGGACCACGCCCAGCACTCCGGCGGCGACCCATATCCGGGCACGCTGCATTGACGACCTCCCTGCCGAAAGAAAAAGAAGCAGGCAGGGCATGTTCCCCCGGGCCATGCCCTGTCCCCCCTGCCCTGCCGAAACAGAAGCGTGCCGGACGCCGGGCCCCCGGGTATCGGGGAAGATCCCCCATGTAGTTGTGCGACCCCTGTGGAACGGGGGCTACCCTGTACGCGCCTCGAAGGTGCATTCGAGGGGTGCCCGGCGGGGGTGTCGTACGGGGCGTACGGGGGTTGCCACGACCATCCCGACA
Proteins encoded:
- a CDS encoding DUF2252 domain-containing protein, coding for MSVPQLNDERRGEEILAVFDTAFGQLLAADPAAFRVKFRKMAASAFAFYRGTACLFYKDLDDEKASGPFLDERTSRVWIHGDLHAENFGTYMDSTGRLIFNVNDFDEAYVAPFTWDLKRFAASVALIGYAKALGDEQITELVQTYAAAYRERIHAIATGAKRDEVPPFTLDTAQGPLLDALRDARSLTRFGLLDSMTEIRDFERRFAPGGGSIELDAATRYKVLAAFDGYLETLPESSLTRPDSYRVKDVVGRRGIGIGSAGLPSYNILLEGQSDALENDVVIYIKQAQTPAVSRHVTDQRIRDYFQHEGHRTVISQRALQAHADPWLGWTELDGAGQLVAEVSPYAVDLDWSDIDDLEEIAAVVADLGRATATMHAAADDLTGQSLVPFSTERAIDAAIAADEEGFAPLLVDFAHAYGARARADHQIFVDLFRNGRIPGLRNH
- the dnaE gene encoding DNA polymerase III subunit alpha, whose protein sequence is MSKPPFTHLHVHTQYSLLDGAARLKDMFNACNEMGMTHIAMSDHGNLHGAYDFFHTAKKAGVTPIIGIEAYVAPESRRNKRKIQWGQPHQKRDDVSGSGGYTHKTIWAANRTGLHNLFKLSSDAYAEGWLQKWPRMDKETISQWSEGLIASTGCPSGELQTRLRLGQFDEAVKAASEYQDIFGKDRYFLELMDHGIDIEHRVREDLLRVGKKLGIPPLVTNDSHYTYAHEATAHDALLCIQTGKNLSDPDRFKFDGTGYYLKSTDEMYAVDSSDAWQEGCANTLLVAEQIDTSGMFEAKNLMPKFDIPDGFTEVTWFQEEVRRGMARRFNGDVPDDRQKQAEYEMDVIIQMGFPGYFLVVADFIMWAKKQGIAVGPGRGSAAGSIVAYAMGITDLDPIPHGLIFERFLNPERVSMPDVDIDFDERRRVEVIRYVTEKYGADKVAMIGTYGKIKAKNAIKDSARVLGYPYAMGDRLTKAMPADVLGKGIDLNGITDPSHPRYSEAGEIRGMYENEPDVKKVIDTAKGVEGLVRQMGVHAAGVIMSSEPIVDHAPIWVRHTDGVTITQWDYPQCESLGLLKMDFLGLRNLTIMDDAIKMVKANKGIDLEMLALPLDDPKTFELLCRGDTLGVFQFDGGPMRSLLRQMQPDNFEDISAVSALYRPGPMGMNSHINYAERKNKRQEITPIHKELEEPLEEVLAVTYGLIVYQEQVQKAAQIIAGYSLGEADILRRVMGKKKPDELAKNFVLFQAGARKNGYSDEAIQALWDVLVPFAGYAFNKAHSAAYGLVSYWTGYLKANYPAEYMAALLTSVKDDKDKSAVYLNECRRMKIKVLPPNVNESEHNFAAQGDDVILFGLEAVRNVGTNVVESIIRSRRAKGKYASFPDYLDKVEAVACNKRTTESLIKAGAFDTMGHTRKGLTAHFDSMIDNVVAVKRKEAEGQFDLFGGMGDEENTEPGFGLDVEFTTDEWEKTYLLAQEREMLGLYVSDHPLFGLEHVLSDKADAGIAQLTGGEHGDGAVVTIGGIISGLQRKMTKQGNAWAIATVEDLAGSIECMFFPASYQLVSTQLVEDAVVFVKGRLDKREEVPRLVAMEMQVPDLSNAGTNAPVILTIPATRVTPPMVSRLGEILSHHKGDSEVRIRLQGPTKTTVLRLDRHRVKPDPALFGDLKVLLGPSCLAG
- a CDS encoding DUF2567 domain-containing protein; amino-acid sequence: MTAPLTPPPPPHDQSPNDPWAPPPTSGGDEAELWYEPQKPAGPGLRTELIEAAVVTAVMALLGGALLGLMWWWLAPHVPLVSDGSAVYFKDTEGEQAVGVDGTFTLLALGAGALSALVVFVLRRRGGVPLVVALTVGGLLGAVLAWRLGVWLGPETDVAARAKEVGQGVTFSAPLKLAAKGALLAWPLAALLVHLGLTALFGPRDPEPFEGEQIKDGYGAPVA
- a CDS encoding NYN domain-containing protein, producing MDRCIVLVDAGYLLGAAASLLAGEPSRSRITVDHAALIQGLRERAEADTERPLLRIYWFDGAPDRVPQPEHRRLRVMPRVTVRLGALTRSDGRWAQKGVDAAMHAELTELARNRACSDVVLVTGDGDLLPGMMAAKEHGVAVHLWAVQAADGDYNQSEDLVAEADERRVLDRIWITKAVRAKDVGGICAPQSVPRPEIAAILSAPLPESALAPAVERTPGEPEHASAAGPARNGVEERTATPKGVPTPKDLAAMRGPGAHAVQHPATATLRWSSDKGWVDRPGGASEPPEAAAMPTLAQLTTAEQRWADREEDITTVGGDPFEVGQVFARRWMARLTDQSHLQKLSAMYPRVPHRVDGELLRYAARFGLLAHKDDQIDEHDRYAIRAGFWREIDARTGVEHAPAGER
- a CDS encoding ABC transporter ATP-binding protein, which translates into the protein MSTRTAQVIRHGRDVVCAVRGLTKTYPATRGRRGTPGTPEVRANDAVALEVRRGEIFGLLGPNGAGKTTLVRQLTGLMRPDDGTVDILGHDIVRHPERAARILAYLGQESTALDELTVALAAETTGRLRGLEVRRARAERDAVLEELGLTGLAARPLKKLSGGQRRLACFATALVGERPLLVLDEPTSGMDPVARRAVWAAVDRRRAESGTTVLLVTHNVIEAETVLDRVAVLDKGRVIACDTPTGLKEQVAGEVRVELVWREKAPLDVPEVAALRPRAVESGRSWTLRLAPEEARAVVATVTGGAAFVALDDFTLATPSLEDVYLALGGSAGSAQGLVKG
- a CDS encoding ABC transporter permease, encoding MSVVPAEILPGQALAAEEHVERRAAELGPRARLWPSLCAVYRAQLSRARVARIPLLFVATFQSIGIMILMRGVVDGGAEAHAVVAGSAVLVVAFVALNLLAQYFGQLRSSGGLDHYATLPVPPAAVVLGAAGAYASFTVPGTVVTAVFGCVLFGLPLTHLWVLVAVIPLAGAALAGLGAALGLLAPRPELATVLGQLGMSAALLLGVLPADRMPGFIRFARDLLPSTYGVEAFARTFGPDPDWAFVLGDLAVCAGVGVVSLAVATWAYRRAAVR
- a CDS encoding DsbA family protein, translated to MSKRNSSAAKSAARERLRLERERQAKRAKVRRQAIVAGSIVAVLAIAGGIGYAVVQNNKPTKWEAAAEATVVAPANTSGKNGTTVLIGDSKSDNVVHLYEDPRCPACASFEQTVGETVNKGMDDGDYKLSFTIGTFLDGNLTGEGSKNALSALGAALNVGPEAFLDYKAALYSTKYHPEESTDEFAKDSYLIKVANTVDALKNNKKFQDAVEKGTYDAWAMRMSKSFTDADGVKSTPTIKINDKKIANPSTVEDWEKSLKDAGVTK